The Sphingomonas sp. HF-S4 sequence TGTTCTACCCTCGACCACCCACCGCGTGGTCAATCCGCCGCCCGAGCGCCGCGGCCATTCGCGCTATTCGATGCCCTTCTTCCTGCATCCCGCACCCGATTTCCTGATCAAGGCGCTGCCGAGCTGCGTAACGGCGGAGAACCCGGAGCGCGAACCCCCGATCACCGCGCACGACTATCTCGCCGAGCGCCTCGCCGAGATCGGGCTGATCAAGAAATAGAAAATCTAATTCCCCTCCCTGCAAGGGAGGGGCTAGGGGTGGGTCAGCGGCGGACGGGGCTCGATGCCCCGGCCGTCGCTTTGTTGTCGGGCGTAGGGCTCGGAGCTTTGCTCCTCGCACCCACCCCCAGCCCCTCCCTTTCAGGTAGGGGAGCAAAAGGGAAAGAAATGACCGAACCGCTTCGCATCGCACTCGCCGGCCTGGGAACCGTGGGCGCGGGCGTCATTCGTCTGCTCGACGCGAATGGCGAGTTGATCGCGCGGCGTGCGGGGCGGCCGATCGAAGTCGTCGCGGTCTCTGCGCGCGATCGCTCCAAGGACCGCGGTGTCGACATCGCCCGGTTCGACTGGATCGACGATCCCGCCGAGCTCGCCCGCCATCCCAGGGCCGATGTCGTGGTCGAGCTGGTCGGCGGCTCGGACGGCCCCGCACTTGCGCTCGCGCGCGCGACGCTGGCGGCTGGCAAGAGCTTCGTCACTGCCAACAAGGCGATGATCGCGCATCACGGGCTCGAGCTCGCGCGCGCAGCCGAATCCGCCAATCTCGCGCTCAAGTTCGAAGCCGCGGTCGCCGGCGGCGTGCCGGTGATCAAGGGTCTCCGGGAAGGCGCCGCCGCCAATGTGATCGGCCGCGTCTACGGCATCCTCAACGGCACTTGCAATTTCATCCTCTCCAAGATGGAAGCCGAGGGCCGCGACTTCGGCGAAATCCTCAGCGAAGCCCAGGCGCTCGGCTATGCCGAAGCCGATCCCAGCTTCGACATCGACGGCGTCGATGCCGCGCACAAGCTCTCGATCCTCGCCAGCGTCGCGTTCGGCGCGCAGCCTGCGTTTGGCGACGTCGCGATCACCGGCGTCCGCCACGTCATGGCCGCCGACATCGCCGAAGCCGACGCGCTCGGCTATCGCGTTCGCCTGCTCGGCGTCGCGGATTCGGGTCCGCATGGCCTGTTCCAGCGGGTCCACCCGCACCTCGTGCCGCTCAGCCACCCGCTCGCGCACGTCGTCGGATCGACCAATGCGGTCGTCGCCGAGGGCAATTTCGTCGGCCGCCTGCTGTTCCAGGGCGCCGGCGCCGGCGACGGCCCGACCGCAAGTGCCGTCGTCGCCGACCTGATCGACATCGCCCGCGGCGAATTCGGCCCGCCCTACGCGATGCCCGCCGACGCGCTTGCCGCGCAGGACGCCGCCGACAGCGGCGAGCGCCGCGCGCGCGCCTATGTCCGCCTGACCGTCGCCGATCGAGTCGGCGTCCTCGCCGAGATCGCCGCGGCGATGCGCGACGCCGGGGTTTCGATCGAGAGCCTGATCCAGCGCGGCGCCAATCCTGACGGCAGCGTCTTCGTCGCGATCGTCACCCACGAAGGCCCCGAGCGCAGCGTCGCCCAGGCGCTCGAAAAGCTGCGCGGCTCGCAGAGTCTGGTCGGCGAGCCGATGTGGATGCACATCCTCGCGGATTGAGCTCTCAGGGCGGCGGCGCGCGCCGCACATAGCCTGCGCCGCCCAGCCCGACGGTCACCCCGACGCCCACCGATCCGCATTTGGCCATGAACGGACCCTGCCCGCACTCGACGATCCCCTGCGCCTCGCGCGTCATGATCGGCGCAAGCTGGGCATTGGCGTCGTTCTTCGGGTTATAGGTCGGCACGAGCGGTAGCTGGTGGCGATAGGCCTCGCGCTGCGCGCAGACGACGATTTCGTCCTGGTCCTCGCTATTGCAAGAGATTTCCGCCGAGGTTTTAGCGCGATATTCGGCGAGCGCGGCAGTAACCGCGGGCGCCTCCTGGACCAGCAGCAGCAACGGCACCCACATTGGCGAATCCTTACGCTTGCGACGAAACGAGGCTGGCGCACGGTTGCGGCGAAATTGCGACGCGCCTGACAGCGCTAGCAGCCTCGACAGTGCAACACGGCGCCCCTATCGCCTCCCCAAGTTCTCCAAGGGATTTGCCAACCGATGACCACCGCCAGCAGCGTTCTCGATCGTGTCCTCGTGCTCGAAATGGTGCGCGTCACCGAAGCCGCGGCGATCGCCGCGTCGAGCCTCGTCGGGCGCGGCGACGAGAAGGCGGCCGATCATGTCGCGGTCGAGGCGATGCGCGAAGCACTCAACTCGCTCTACATGGACGGCACCGTGGTGATCGGCGAGGGCGAGCGCGACGAGGCACCGATGCTCTATATCGGCGAGAAGGTCGGCAGCGCGATCGGCACTGGTCCCAAGATCGATATCGCGCTCGATCCGCTGGAGGGCACCACGATCTGCGCCAAGGCAGGTCCGAACGCGCTCGCGGTGCTCGCCGTCGCCGAACATGGCGGGCTGCTCAACGCCCCCGACGTCTATATGGACAAGATCGCCGTCGGCCCCGGCTATCCCGAGGGCGTGATCGATCTCGCCAAGTCGCCGACTGACAACGTCAAGGCACTCGCCGCGGCCAAGGGCGTCGAGCCCAACGAGATCATCGTCTGCGTGCTCGATCGCCCGCGCCACGAGAAGATGATCGCCGAGCTGCGCGCGATCGGCTGCGGTATCGTGCTGATCGGCGACGGCGACGTCGCCGGCGTGATCGCCACCACCAATCCCGACACCACGATCGACATGTACATGGGCTCGGGCGGCGCGCCCGAGGGCGTGCTCGCCTGCGCGGCGCTGCGCTGCGTCGGCGGCCAGTTCAAGGGACGGCTGGTGTTCCGCAACGATGATGAGCGCGCCCGTGCGCGGAAGTGGGGGATCGAGGATCTCGACAAGATCTACGACCTCACCGATCTCGCCCGGGGCGACTGCATCTTCGCGGCGACCGGCGTCACCGACGGCTCGTTGCTCGAAGGTGTCAAGCGCGTCCGCGGCAAGATGACCACCGAGAGCGTCGTGATGCGCGCCAGTTCGGGCACCGTTCGCTGGGTCAAGGGCGAGCACCGGCTGGATTGATCCCCAAAGCTCCCCTTCCTTTCAGGGAGGGGAATTTAGCTTGGCGCGCTTGCCCCTCCATCCCTAGCGCCGTACCCCTCCCCCCGGGCATCATTCGGAGGGACTACATGCGCGCATTGATGGGTTTCGTGGCATTGGCAGCCTTGGCCGCCCCTCTCGCGGCGCATGCCCAGCCTGCACCGCAAGCCCCGCAGGCTGCTGCCTTCACGTATGAAGAAGTGATGGTCCCGATGCGCGACGGGGCGAAGCTCCAGACCGTCATCCTCCGACCCACCGGCAAGACCGGCAAGCTGCCGATCCTCCTCCAGCGCACCCCCTATGGCGTTCCCGGCCAGGCGCCCGCCAGCGTCCCCGCATCGATGCGCTTCCTGATGGAGGACGGGTACATCCTCGTCTTCCAGAACATGCGCGGCCAGTTCAAGTCGGACGGCGACTTCACCATGTCGATGGCGCTCGACGCCAAGGGCGCTAAGGGCGTCGATGAAGCGACCGACGCGTACGACACCGTCGATTGGCTGGTGAAGAAGCTCCCCGGCAACAACGGCAAGGTGGGCATGTGGGGCGTCTCCTATCCCGGCTATGCCTCGGCAGTGGCGCTGGCCCGGCCGCACCCGGCGCTCAAGGCCGTCAGTCCGCAGGCCGCGTGGAACGACTGGTGGATCAACGACGATCTCCACCGCTACGGCGCTGCGCGGCTGTCCTACCTCACTGACTGGCTGTTCAGCCTGCAGAACAACGACCAGGGCGACGATTTCGACTATGGCGGCAAGACCCCGGTCGACACCTATGATTGGTTCCTCAAGCTTGGTCCGATCGCCAATCTCGACACGCTCTATTTCAAGGGGTCGGTGCCGCAATTCACTGCGATGATCGAGCATCCCGATTACGACGATTTCTGGAAGCGCCAGCGCTGGACCGACAGGCTCGGCCGCACCACCGTCCCGACGCTCCACGTCGCCGGCTTCTGGGACCAGGAGGACCCCTTGGGCACCTGGAAGATCTACGAGAAGATGGAAGCCAACGACCCCGACGGGCTCAACATGATCGTCGGTGGTCCCTGGGCGCATGGAACGTGGCACTCGCCGGGCACCGATGTCGGTTACCTTAAGCACGGCAAGGAAAGCGGCACCGATTTCATGCGCGACATCGAAGCGCCATTCTTCGCGCACTGGCTCCACGGCAAGGGCGTCAAGCCGGGGTTCGAGGCGAAGATGTTCCAGAGCGGTTCCTGGGAGTGGAAGAGCTATCCCAAATGGCCCGCGCCGGGCACCACACTGACCAATCTCTATCTCCAGCCCGACGGCACGCTATCCTTCACTGCGCCCACCGATGCCGGCCAGTGCCGCGAATACGTCTCGGACCCCGCCAACCCGGTGCCCTTCCGCGAGCGCCCGATCTCGCGCACCTACCCGTCACAGGAATGGCGCTGGTGGGAAGCCGCCGACCAGCGCTTCGTCGACCACCGCCCGGACGTGCTCAGCTACACCAGCGCGCCGCTCGACGCTGACCTCACCGTCA is a genomic window containing:
- a CDS encoding CocE/NonD family hydrolase; this encodes MAAPLAAHAQPAPQAPQAAAFTYEEVMVPMRDGAKLQTVILRPTGKTGKLPILLQRTPYGVPGQAPASVPASMRFLMEDGYILVFQNMRGQFKSDGDFTMSMALDAKGAKGVDEATDAYDTVDWLVKKLPGNNGKVGMWGVSYPGYASAVALARPHPALKAVSPQAAWNDWWINDDLHRYGAARLSYLTDWLFSLQNNDQGDDFDYGGKTPVDTYDWFLKLGPIANLDTLYFKGSVPQFTAMIEHPDYDDFWKRQRWTDRLGRTTVPTLHVAGFWDQEDPLGTWKIYEKMEANDPDGLNMIVGGPWAHGTWHSPGTDVGYLKHGKESGTDFMRDIEAPFFAHWLHGKGVKPGFEAKMFQSGSWEWKSYPKWPAPGTTLTNLYLQPDGTLSFTAPTDAGQCREYVSDPANPVPFRERPISRTYPSQEWRWWEAADQRFVDHRPDVLSYTSAPLDADLTVTGDIAAKLMASTSGTDSDFVVKLIDVLPDDYEPARPGTIGEYPRTLNGYQFPIAMEVRRGRYLQSYEKATPLTPNKVVPWDVALRDHDHVFKKGHRIMVQVQSSWFPVIDRNPQKFVPNIYKAAPEDFVKATQRVCGGSLIALPVAR
- a CDS encoding homoserine dehydrogenase — translated: MTEPLRIALAGLGTVGAGVIRLLDANGELIARRAGRPIEVVAVSARDRSKDRGVDIARFDWIDDPAELARHPRADVVVELVGGSDGPALALARATLAAGKSFVTANKAMIAHHGLELARAAESANLALKFEAAVAGGVPVIKGLREGAAANVIGRVYGILNGTCNFILSKMEAEGRDFGEILSEAQALGYAEADPSFDIDGVDAAHKLSILASVAFGAQPAFGDVAITGVRHVMAADIAEADALGYRVRLLGVADSGPHGLFQRVHPHLVPLSHPLAHVVGSTNAVVAEGNFVGRLLFQGAGAGDGPTASAVVADLIDIARGEFGPPYAMPADALAAQDAADSGERRARAYVRLTVADRVGVLAEIAAAMRDAGVSIESLIQRGANPDGSVFVAIVTHEGPERSVAQALEKLRGSQSLVGEPMWMHILAD
- the glpX gene encoding class II fructose-bisphosphatase, which encodes MTTASSVLDRVLVLEMVRVTEAAAIAASSLVGRGDEKAADHVAVEAMREALNSLYMDGTVVIGEGERDEAPMLYIGEKVGSAIGTGPKIDIALDPLEGTTICAKAGPNALAVLAVAEHGGLLNAPDVYMDKIAVGPGYPEGVIDLAKSPTDNVKALAAAKGVEPNEIIVCVLDRPRHEKMIAELRAIGCGIVLIGDGDVAGVIATTNPDTTIDMYMGSGGAPEGVLACAALRCVGGQFKGRLVFRNDDERARARKWGIEDLDKIYDLTDLARGDCIFAATGVTDGSLLEGVKRVRGKMTTESVVMRASSGTVRWVKGEHRLD